A genomic segment from Saccharomyces eubayanus strain FM1318 chromosome IX, whole genome shotgun sequence encodes:
- the SEC11 gene encoding signal peptidase complex catalytic subunit SEC11 yields MNLRSELQKLLNVCFLFASAYMFWQGLAIATNSASPIVVVLSGSMEPALQRGDILFLWNRNTLSQVGDIVVYEVEGKQIPIVHRVLRQHNDHADKQYLLTKGDNNAGNDISLYANKRIYLNKSKEIVGTVKGYFPQLGYITIWISENQYAKFALLGILGLSALLGGE; encoded by the coding sequence ATGAATTTGAGATCGGAATTGCAGAAGCTGTTGAACGTATGCTTTTTGTTTGCGTCTGCCTACATGTTTTGGCAGGGCTTAGCCATTGCTACCAACAGCGCTTCACCCATCGTGGTTGTTCTTTCAGGCTCCATGGAACCGGCTTTACAAAGAGGTGACATCCTTTTCCTATGGAATAGAAACACTCTGAGCCAAGTCGGTGATATCGTGGTGTATGAAGTCGAGGGAAAACAGATCCCCATTGTGCATAGAGTTTTGAGACAGCACAACGATCATGCGGATAAACAGTACCTTTTGACTAAAGGTGACAACAATGCCGGCAACGATATTTCATTGTACGCCAACAAGAGAATCTATCTGAATAAATCAAAGGAAATCGTGGGAACCGTTAAGGGCTACTTCCCACAATTGGGGTACATTACGATTTGGATCAGCGAGAATCAGTACGCAAAGTTTGCATTGTTAGGTATACTGGGGTTGAGCGCTCTACTGGGCGGTGAATAG
- the DAL81 gene encoding Dal81p, whose amino-acid sequence MDPHHSPTGKAASSTKSVETAPKNSSTNNNANNNNSNINNNHDILNFNDNYTTILQHLANDHPNLLREKGSSQQQQQQQQQQQQNLDTLLHHYQSLISKSDNAAAFEDNVNNSTDNNAHSNNSANNNNNNIASPSNLMGSCNQCKSKKLKCNYFPDLGNCLECETNRTKCTFNSTPNYLKRTSSNANNNFTASSHSKRMKNLEEYPNRLPSSMLYRQQQQQQQQQQRVQYPRSSFFVGPTSVFDLNLTKHVRLDNVDQIQLSKTLSLRKVSPTAQFILQDDFDSALHSKQEYEVDLVENLVHPHGHLLVEIFFKLIHPFLPILHERVFLEKYSRSYRELTAPLLASIYSLALQYWDFHPALLGFPKPDVVSQLNSIALDTFYTRVGRPKLSIIQTGLLILQCRSECHNNWVLCSSVVALAEELGLGVECNDWKLPKWEKDLRKRLAWAVWLMDKWCALNEGRQSHLILGRNWMIKLLNFDDFPINSPTILNSLQNDQSASSPSSSGDVRNHQIAFGNLPIFNMNPSLEDFKNGTLMFQQMVSLSIVLGEIMDTFYTQGSLTINKSIEQVLKLAKPLQLKLREWYHSLPKNLSMSYSTPQKFNSNSTLTLAYFATEITLHRKIICALTPQTPKELVQVCRTAARTRLVAAIEFIRDLKNEHINSFWYNCSTGSLMLIGTFAALLYVTSTTKEEATIFRDYLRNYIWVLKIGSKYFEKLSNALNNMHLLFAQIPGLLTDEPMGLSPNSNINAVNLPRSGTQSQIPIQFNVGSPAITEQGSPLNQWKNLPQEILQQLNSFPNGTTTTTTPMNPTPRQTQLESQGSPTVNSANNNSNNTPLPLMLNKPYKRTAHSSPNVTPSHMNKHPASNTSSPRVNSIANVNSNTQMNASPLSSIHEPRQDSTSVVANETSIGMERSPNEHSLAELKGDNSNLKEESSAADNQTIEMNEVNDKNVTINTKETPL is encoded by the coding sequence ATGGACCCTCACCATTCACCAACTGGTAAAGCCGCGTCATCTACGAAGAGTGTGGAGACTGCCCCTAAGAACTCGTCCACTAATAACAATgccaataacaataatagtaaCATTAACAATAATCATGACATACTAAACTTTAATGACAACTATACAACCATCCTGCAACACTTGGCAAACGACCATCCTAATTTATTGAGGGAAAAGGGGAGCTcgcaacagcagcagcagcagcagcagcagcagcagcagaacCTGGATACGCTTTTACATCATTATCAAAGCTTGATTTCTAAAAGCGATAATGCGGCAGCTTTTGAGGACAATGTTAACAATAGCACCGACAATAATGCTCATAGTAATAACAGCgccaataacaataataataacataGCAAGTCCAAGCAACCTGATGGGATCCTGTAACCAATGTAAAtcgaagaaattaaaatgCAACTATTTTCCTGACCTAGGTAATTGCCTTGAATGTGAAACCAACAGAACTAAATGTACTTTCAACAGCACGCCAAATTACTTGAAGAGAACGTCTTCTAATgcaaataataattttacAGCTTCTTCGCATTCCAAACGAATGAAGAATCTTGAAGAATATCCGAATCGCCTACCTAGCAGCATGCTGTATagacagcaacagcagcaacagcagcaacagcagcgCGTACAATACCCTAGATCTTCATTCTTCGTGGGGCCTACCTCAGTTTTCGATTTGAACTTAACTAAACATGTAAGATTAGACAACGTGGACCAAATACAACTATCGAAAACATTATCATTAAGAAAAGTTTCTCCCACAGCACAGTTCATCCTACAGGACGATTTTGACTCTGCTCTCCATAGCAAACAAGAATACGAGGTTGATCTAGTGGAGAATCTAGTGCATCCGCATGGTCATCTATTAgtagaaatttttttcaaattaatTCATCCCTTCCTACCGATCCTACATGAACGTGTCTTTTTAGAGAAATACTCTAGGTCTTATAGGGAACTCACAGCACCTTTATTGGCGTCCATCTACTCGCTAGCATTACAGTATTGGGACTTCCACCCTGCTCTGTTAGGATTTCCTAAACCAGATGTCGTATCTCAGCTAAACAGTATCGCGCTAGACACGTTTTACACTCGAGTTGGAAGACCAAAATTAAGCATTATTCAAACCGGTCTTTTAATCTTGCAATGCCGCAGCGAGTGTCATAACAATTGGGTTCTTTGTTCCAGTGTAGTAGCCCTTGCAGAGGAACTGGGCCTTGGTGTGGAATGTAATGACTGGAAACTGCCCAAATGGGAAAAGGATTTGAGGAAGAGATTGGCCTGGGCGGTTTGGTTAATGGATAAATGGTGTGCATTGAATGAGGGAAGACAATCTCATTTGATTCTAGGGAGAAATTGGATGATCAAGCTGTTGAATTTCGATGACTTCCCTATCAATTCACCAACTATCCTAAATTCTTTACAAAACGACCAATCGGCATCTTCGCCTTCTTCGTCAGGCGATGTGAGAAACCATCAAATAGCATTTGGCAACTTACCCATATTTAATATGAACCCTTCTTTAGAGGATTTCAAGAATGGAACGCTGATGTTTCAACAAATGGTCTCTTTGAGTATTGTTCTTGGAGAAATCATGGACACGTTTTACACTCAGGGGTCACTGACTATAAACAAAAGTATTGAACAAGTATTAAAATTGGCAAAGCCATTGCAATTGAAACTAAGAGAATGGTACCATTCGTTGCCCAAAAATTTGTCGATGAGCTATTCCACACCGCAAAAATTCAATTCAAATTCTACTTTAACTTTAGCTTATTTTGCGACAGAAATCACACTACATAGGAAAATCATCTGCGCCTTAACCCCCCAAACACCAAAGGAACTGGTCCAAGTATGCAGGACTGCAGCAAGAACAAGGCTTGTTGCCGCAATTGAATTCATAAGAGATCTTAAAAATGAGCACATCAACTCCTTTTGGTACAATTGTTCCACGGGAAGCCTGATGCTGATTGGTACATTTGCTGCTCTATTGTATGTGACTTCAACAACAAAGGAGGAGGCAACGATTTTTAGAGATTACCTCAGAAATTATATTTGGGTATTGAAGATCGGGTCCaagtattttgaaaagttgtCAAATGCTTTGAATAATATGCATTTATTGTTTGCCCAAATTCCTGGTTTATTAACCGATGAACCAATGGGCTTGAGCCCTAACTCCAACATCAATGCTGTCAACCTGCCACGGTCTGGCACCCAATCGCAAATCCCAATTCAGTTTAATGTGGGGTCTCCTGCGATAACTGAGCAAGGTTCACCACTAAACCAGTGGAAAAATCTACCCCAAGAAATCCTGCAGCAGTTGAACTCCTTTCCAAACGGTACAACCACTACAACAACACCAATGAACCCTACTCCAAGGCAAACGCAATTAGAATCTCAAGGGAGTCCGACTGTAAACAGCGCTAATAACAACAGTAACAATACACCCTTACCGTTGATGCTGAATAAACCCTACAAAAGGACTGCTCACTCTTCACCGAACGTTACACCTTCGCATATGAATAAACACCCAGCATCTAATACGTCTTCGCCAAGAGTTAATTCCATTGCGAACGTGAACTCCAATACACAAATGAATGCCTCACCCTTGAGCTCTATACACGAACCCAGACAAGATTCAACAAGTGTCGTAGCAAACGAAACATCTATAGGAATGGAAAGGTCCCCCAATGAGCATTCATTAGCAGAACTCAAAGGCGACAATTCAAACCTAAAAGAGGAATCAAGTGCGGCTGACAACCAAACTATAGAAATGAATGAAgtcaatgataaaaatgtaACAATTAACACAAAGGAAACCCCTCtgtaa
- the INA22 gene encoding Ina22p gives MSLVRFPLRTRLIRSLSPMRLTVRTVTSASAGAKAKSRYDKTIIKPILLVMVFGSILNSVIVEKRKAQDMERKYHLKANKLKELIQRVNDNNGKVDFDADDELRLVNLCLGITDKNIVSTEEDKGDIVIPKEESLEEIWQSIIDEAKKDIVEPTKNDDGTNKEGIVTDVNVLRDLQNSKKEDEQVYLNGDIHMIMNQPGDLNEIAKENAKIPKFL, from the coding sequence atgtCTTTAGTAAGATTTCCATTAAGAACCAGGCTAATAAGAAGTCTTAGTCCCATGAGATTAACGGTTAGAACCGTCACATCGGCGAGTGCAGGTGCTAAGGCAAAGTCAAGATATGATAAAACGATAATCAAGCCAATACTTTTAGTAATGGTGTTTGGATCGATATTAAACTCAGTCATagttgaaaagagaaaagctCAAGATATGGAAAGGAAGTACCACTTAAAGGCcaacaaattgaaagagttgATACAAAGAGTTAATGACAATAACGGAAAAGTGGATTTTGACGCAGATGACGAATTAAGATTGGTAAATTTATGTCTAGGGATTACCGATAAGAACATAGTTTCAACAGAAGAGGACAAGGGTGACATTGTGATTCCTAAGGAAGAGTCACTAGAAGAGATTTGGCAAAGTATAATAGAcgaagcaaaaaaagacatAGTAGAACCGACTaaaaatgatgatggtACGAACAAGGAAGGGATTGTCACCGACGTAAATGTTTTAAGGGATTtgcaaaattcaaagaaagaagacgAACAAGTTTATTTGAACGGTGACATACATATGATCATGAACCAACCAGGTGATTTAAATGAAATTGCTAAAGAGAATGCTAAAATCCCAAAATTTCTGTAG
- the MND2 gene encoding Mnd2p, translating to MVRALRDIALFNDIRKDQNSTGTKHERYSIRDLRVKKNIHGNGLDDDEDDSLERFIRRKKSKSIKYIPSLAAYNVFNEFPYYPTSSSQLQEGRLDEFIMLSEQYKNRLPKIRKLGWNRFKPIGINKTMHDLEMLRVRTQAQNEEMNNEEDLREQDLREQDFREHGSIGHAVLPHILQENDDDTDEGVTGTHNAVNDGITMFTHNSANNSHEVISEEDEISYDYDAEFDHVVDEEEDEEAEVQEGGIEVDRERIVPDDLLMRPTSLSRSLQQFVEEVHHLDRNPYDIDSDNDGEDSKIEVGTNPDFEDEDETRREVRGYDYNSEYAQAPASYGEITPDLASNWRNWTRERITSLDELMERRARQQRGED from the coding sequence atggtgaGAGCATTAAGAGATATAGCACTATTCAACGACATTAGGAAAGACCAAAACTCCACGGGGACCAAGCATGAAAGGTATAGCATAAGAGATCTTCGGGTTAAGAAAAACATTCATGGAAACGGCTTAGATGACGATGAGGATGATTCTCTGGAGAGATTTATAAGGAGAAAGAAATCTAAAAGCATAAAATATATTCCCTCATTGGCGGCCTATAACGTTTTCAATGAGTTTCCTTATTATCCTACATCATCTAGTCAATTACAAGAGGGCAGGTTGGACGAATTTATCATGCTATCAGAGCAATATAAAAACAGGTTGCCCAAAATACGTAAGCTAGGATGGAACAGGTTCAAGCCAATAGGCATTAATAAAACCATGCATGATCTAGAAATGTTACGAGTCCGAACACAAGCACAAAACGAAGAAATGAATAATGAGGAAGACCTTAGGGAACAAGATCTTAGGGAACAAGATTTCAGAGAACACGGCTCTATAGGGCATGCAGTATTGCCCCATATTCTACAggaaaatgatgatgataccGATGAAGGTGTTACTGGTACTCATAACGCTGTGAATGATGGTATAACCATGTTTACTCATAACAGCGCTAATAATTCACATGAAGTAATTTCTGAGGAAGACGAGATATCTTATGATTACGATGCAGAATTTGATCATGTTGTAGATGAGGAAGAGGACGAAGAAGCCGAAGTGCAGGAAGGAGGAATAGAAGTCGATAGGGAAAGGATTGTTCCGGATGACTTATTAATGAGGCCCACTTCATTATCACGCTCCTTACAACAATTCGTGGAAGAGGTCCACCATTTGGACCGAAATCCATACGATATCGACAGCGATAATGACGGAGAGGACTCAAAGATAGAAGTAGGTACAAACCCCGActttgaagacgaagacgaaaCCAGGAGAGAAGTAAGGGGGTATGATTATAACAGTGAGTACGCTCAAGCGCCGGCTTCCTATGGTGAGATCACACCTGATCTAGCGAGCAATTGGAGAAATTGGACCAGAGAAAGAATAACTAGCTTAGATGAACTAATGGAAAGACGTGCCAGGCAACAACGGGGCGAAGACTAA
- the YVH1 gene encoding tyrosine protein phosphatase YVH1: MAENAAPIEEEVVRILGGIYLGGIRPIVDHRPLGAEFNITHILSVIRFQVIPEYLIRKGYTLKNIPIDDDDVTDVLQYFDETNRFIDQCLFPNEIEYSPKLVDFKKKPQRGAVFAHCQAGISRSVTFIVAYLMYRYGLKLSMALHAVKRKKANVEPNENFMEQLELFEHMGGDFVDFDNPAYKQWKLKQSIKLDPSGNELVSNADMFKDSESSQDLDKLTEAEKSKVTAVRCKNCRTKLALSTSFIAHDPPSKESSEGHFIKRAANSHRIIDIQESQANCSHFFIEPLKWMQPELQGKQELEGKFSCPGCSRKVGGYNWKGSRCSCGKWVIPAIHLQTSKVDQFPLQSTVLPNMVNFESEKK; encoded by the coding sequence ATGGCAGAAAACGCAGCACCAATTGAGGAAGAAGTCGTTAGGATTTTGGGGGGTATATACCTTGGTGGGATCCGCCCCATCGTCGACCACAGACCATTAGGTGCAGAATTCAACATCACTCATATCCTTTCCGTTATAAGGTTCCAAGTAATTCCTGAGTACCTGATAAGGAAGGGCTACACGCTAAAGAATATACCCAtcgatgacgacgacgtGACGGACGTGCTACAGTATTTTGACGAGACTAACCGATTCATCGATCAATGTTTGTTTCCGAATGAAATCGAGTATTCGCCCAAGTTAGTAGACTTTAAAAAGAAGCCACAGCGTGGTGCCGTTTTCGCTCATTGTCAGGCAGGGATTTCGAGGTCCGTAACTTTCATAGTAGCGTACCTGATGTACCGTTACGGGTTGAAACTATCGATGGCCCTGCATGCTGTTAAGCGGAAGAAGGCAAACGTGGAgccaaatgaaaattttatgGAACAATTAGAACTGTTCGAGCACATGGGTGGGGATTTCGTTGATTTCGACAATCCTGCCTACAAACAATGGAAATTGAAGCAGTCTATCAAGTTGGACCCATCCGGTAATGAATTGGTATCCAACGCTGATATGTTCAAAGACTCAGAATCATCTCAAGACCTAGATAAATTGACTGAAGCTGAGAAAAGCAAAGTCACCGCTGTGAGATGTAAGAACTGCAGAACCAAATTGGCACTATCCACGTCTTTCATTGCGCACGATCCGCCGAGTAAGGAATCATCAGAGGGACATTTCATTAAGAGAGCAGCCAATTCTCACCGTATTATCGATATTCAAGAATCACAAGCAAACTGTTCGcatttctttattgaacCGTTAAAGTGGATGCAACCTGAATTGCAGGGCAAACAAGAGTTAGAAGGTAAATTTTCGTGTCCAGGCTGTTCTAGGAAAGTAGGTGGGTATAATTGGAAGGGCTCTAGGTGCAGTTGTGGTAAATGGGTCATTCCTGCTATCCACTTGCAAACTAGTAAAGTAGATCAATTTCCTCTGCAGTCCACTGTCTTGCCTAACATGGTTAATTTTGAAtccgaaaaaaaataa
- the DAL1 gene encoding allantoinase, with the protein MPINAIASDHVIINGANKPATIVYSTESGTILDVLEGPVILDKAEITNYQIHTIEDVSPCTLLPGLVDAHVHLNEPGRTSWEGFESGTQAAISGGVTTVIDMPLNAVPPTTNVENFHAKLNAARGQLWCDVGFWGGLVPDNLADLVPLVRAGVRGFKGFLLDSGVEEFPPIGKKYIQEALGVLGQENTMMMFHAELPTADAHHEENSHEYSSFLSSRPDSFEIDAINLILECLRARDGPVPPVHVVHLASMKAVPLIKEARASGLQITTETCFHYLCIAAEQIPDGATYFKCCPPIRSESNRQGLWDALRDGVISSVVSDHSPCTPELKNLKKGDFFDSWGGISSVGLGLPLMFTQGCSLVDIVTWCCEKTSKQVGLAHQKGAIAPGYDADFVVFDTENEHMITNSTVFFKNKLTAYNGMKVKGTVLKTILRGQVGYTNVDGVTKAPLGQTLLEPRK; encoded by the coding sequence ATGCCTATCAATGCCATTGCCTCCGACCATGTCATTATCAATGGTGCGAATAAGCCCGCAACCATTGTGTATTCCACAGAGTCTGGCACGATCCTGGATGTCTTAGAAGGTCCGGTTATTCTTGACAAAGCGGAGATAACCAATTATCAAATACACACAATAGAAGACGTATCTCCATGTACACTGCTCCCTGGACTCGTGGATGCGCATGTTCATTTGAACGAGCCTGGTAGGACCAGTTGGGAGGGCTTTGAAAGCGGGACCCAGGCTGCCATCAGTGGTGGGGTCACGACGGTGATCGATATGCCCCTGAATGCTGTCCCTCCGACGACGAATGTTGAGAATTTCCATGCTAAATTGAATGCTGCTCGAGGCCAACTGTGGTGCGATGTTGGCTTTTGGGGTGGTCTTGTCCCAGACAACTTAGCAGACTTGGTTCCGCTTGTAAGGGCCGGTGTTCGCGGGTTCAAAGGGTTCTTGCTGGATTCGGGTGTGGAAGAGTTTCCCCCCATTGGCAAGAAGTACATCCAAGAGGCGTTAGGAGTGTTGGGTCAGGAGAACACTATGATGATGTTCCACGCCGAATTGCCCACAGCGGATGCCCATCACGAGGAAAATAGTCATGAATATTCCTCGTTTCTGTCTTCAAGACCGGATTCTTTTGAGATTGACGCCATCAATTTGATTCTCGAGTGCTTGCGCGCTAGAGATGGACCAGTGCCTCCCGTACATGTAGTTCATTTGGCATCCATGAAGGCTGTCCCGTTGATCAAAGAAGCCCGTGCTTCAGGGCTACAAATCACCACCGAGACCTGTTTCCACTATTTGTGCATTGCAGCAGAACAAATCCCAGATGGAGCCACTTACTTCAAATGCTGTCCACCTATCCGTTCTGAATCTAACCGCCAGGGCCTATGGGACGCATTGCGCGATGGTGTCATAAGCTCGGTAGTGAGTGACCATTCACCTTGCACGCCTGAGTTaaagaacttgaaaaagggcGATTTTTTCGATTCCTGGGGAGGAATATCGTCTGTTGGGCTGGGTTTACCGTTGATGTTCACCCAGGGCTGCTCCTTAGTAGATATCGTGACATGGTGCTGTGAAAAAACTTCCAAGCAGGTGGGACTGGCTCACCAAAAAGGCGCTATAGCTCCCGGGTACGATGCTGACTTTGTGGTCTTTGATACAGAGAACGAACATATGATAACTAATTCAAccgttttcttcaaaaacaaactgaCAGCATATAACGGAATGAAAGTCAAGGGTACTGTCTTAAAAACCATACTAAGAGGGCAAGTAGGATATACAAATGTTGATGGAGTGACGAAAGCACCATTGGGCCAGACTCTGCTAGAGCCCAGAAAGTAA
- the DAL4 gene encoding allantoin permease → MASDALSAIFSNQSKKNVQPITSIVSYTDNNENDIIDVENGKFRKNKNVSTKVYDDNSSIEEDEIDPLPETNSFWSKIYYDYLVLDKTTLNVSLKESFLYNRDLKPVEEERRCWSWFNYLYFWLADCFNINTWQIAGTGLQLGLNWWQCWLTVWIGYTFAAVFVVLNSRFGSAYHLSFPITVRASFGIFFSMWPIINRVVMAIVWYAVQAWLGATPVALMLKSIFGKDLQDRIPNHFGSPNSTTFEFMCFFIFWVISIPFVLVAPHKIRHLFTVKAALIPFAAFGFLIWALKKSNGKIELGSLNDYSPHGSEFSWIFVRSLMACVANFAALIIXAPDFGRFAKTPQASLWPQLVAIPLFFAITCLIGIIVTSAGYHLYGVNYWSPVDVLGQFLETTYTRGTRAGVFLISFVFALAQLGTNISANSLACGADMTALFPRYINIRRGSLFCVAMALCICPWNLMATSSKFTSALSAYAIFLSSIAGVICSDYFVVRRGYVKLTHLFLAQEGSYYMFNNKYGFNWRALVAYLCGIAPNLPGFIGDVGAPKITVSQGAMNIYHLGYPVGFFISAVIYIGLCYFFPVPGTPVDNILTDKGWFQRWAYVEDFEQDWKNELRRADLCDDTMSICDISDEKIVY, encoded by the coding sequence ATGGCTAGCGACGCTCTAAGTGCTATTTTCAGCAATCAGTCGAAAAAGAATGTTCAGCCCATCACATCCATTGTATCATACACTGAtaacaatgaaaatgatataATAGACGTCGAAAACGGGAAGTTtagaaagaacaaaaacGTCAGCACTAAAGTCTATGACGACAATTCATCGATAGAAGAGGACGAGATTGACCCCTTGCCTGAGACAAATTCCTTTTGGAGCAAGATATACTACGATTACCTTGTATTGGATAAGACAACGTTGAACGTTTCGCTCAAGGAGTCCTTCTTATATAACAGAGATTTAAAACCggttgaagaagagagaaGATGCTGGTCCTGGTTCAATTATTTATACTTCTGGTTGGCAGACTGtttcaacatcaacacaTGGCAAATTGCAGGTACAGGTCTTCAACTAGGTCTGAATTGGTGGCAATGTTGGCTCACGGTTTGGATTGGTTACACTTTCGCAGCAGTGTTTGTTGTGCTGAATTCGAGATTTGGTTCCGCATACCATTTGTCTTTCCCTATCACTGTTAGAGCCTCGTTcggtattttcttttccatgtGGCCAATTATAAATCGTGTTGTGATGGCTATAGTGTGGTATGCAGTGCAAGCGTGGCTAGGTGCTACGCCTGTTGCACTGATGTTGAAGTCTATCTTTGGTAAGGATCTGCAAGACAGAATTCCAAACCATTTTGGGTCTCCAAATAGTACTACTTTCGAATTCATGTGTTTCTTCATATTTTGGGTGATCAGCATACCGTTTGTCCTAGTGGCTCCTCATAAAATTAGACATTTGTTCACAGTGAAGGCGGCTCTGATTCCCTTTGCCGCCTTTGGGTTCTTGATTTGggctttgaagaaatcaaatggTAAAATCGAACTGGGGTCACTAAATGATTACTCGCCTCATGGTTCCGAATTTTCTTGGATATTCGTCAGATCTTTGATGGCCTGTGTCGCCAACTTTGCTGCTTTGATTATCAAWGCTCCTGATTTTGGTAGATTTGCCAAAACCCCCCAAGCATCTCTGTGGCCGCAATTGGTTGCaattccattattttttgctATTACCTGTTTGATCGGTATAATTGTCACTTCAGCAGGTTATCACTTATACGGAGTCAACTATTGGTCTCCCGTGGACGTCCTTGGtcaatttttggaaactaCGTATACAAGAGGTACTAGGGCAGGTGtgtttttaatttcttttgtgttTGCCTTAGCTCAGTTGGGTACCAATATTTCAGCCAATTCGTTGGCATGTGGTGCCGATATGACAGCTTTGTTTCCAAGATATATCAATATTAGAAGAGGTTCTTTATTCTGTGTGGCAATGGCCCTATGTATCTGTCCATGGAACTTAATGGCTACTTCAAGTAAGTTTACTAGTGCTTTGAGTGCTTATGcaattttcctttctagTATTGCTGGTGTCATTTGCTCGGACTATTTTGTAGTGAGAAGAGGGTATGTGAAACTGACACATTTATTCCTGGCGCAGGAAGGCTCTTACTATATGTTCAATAATAAGTACGGCTTCAATTGGAGGGCCCTTGTTGCGTATCTCTGCGGTATAGCACCAAATTTGCCTGGCTTTATCGGTGACGTGGGCGCTCCAAAAATTACAGTGTCACAAGGTGCAATGAACATATACCACTTGGGTTATCCAGTGGGGTTCTTCATTAGTGCTGTGATATACATCGGACTGTGTTACTTTTTCCCAGTTCCTGGTACTCCAGTAGACAATATTCTTACAGATAAAGGTTGGTTTCAAAGATGGGCTTACGTTGAGGATTTCGAACAAGATTGGAAGAATGAACTGCGTAGAGCTGATTTATGCGATGATACAATGAGTATCTGTGATATAAGCGATGAAAAGATAGTCTACTAA
- the DAL2 gene encoding allantoicase: MKFFGLEEETKFKEIITSKNKAVDVIGSKLGGQVVSFSDEWFASAENLLKPTVPIRDPTRFVHSGAWYDGWETRRHNEAEYDWVIIKMGVAAAQIIGGEVDTAFFNGNHAPFVSIEALYDEGEEGNIVENDPRWVEIIEKFECGPSQRHFFIRSSGLTEQKFTHVKLKMYPDGGIARFRLYGKVAPPEYKTEGHIIDLAYVCNGAVALDYSDQHFGSADNLLLPGRGHDMSDGWETKRSRQPGHTDWAIIQLGRESSFIEKIIVDTAHYRGNFPQFISVQGCLNEPESSGDINQRTWINLVDKSKTGPDKEHVYEIKKNLRISHVKLTIIPDGGVKRIRVWGY; the protein is encoded by the coding sequence atgaaattttttggtttagaggaagaaactaaattcaaagaaataattacttcaaaaaataaggcGGTGGATGTTATAGGGTCCAAACTAGGTGGTCAGGTAGTTTCTTTCTCAGATGAATGGTTTGCTTCTGCTGAAAACCTGCTCAAGCCAACCGTCCCCATAAGGGATCCTACTAGATTTGTACACTCCGGTGCTTGGTACGACGGCTGGGAGACACGAAGACACAACGAAGCGGAATACGATTGGGTTATTATTAAGATGGGAGTTGCTGCTGCCCAAATTATAGGTGGTGAAGTTGACACTGCATTTTTCAACGGAAACCATGCACCATTCGTATCCATAGAAGCGCTTTATGACGAAGGCGAAGAAGGTAATATAGTGGAGAACGATCCACGTTGGGTTGAAATTATTGAGAAATTTGAGTGTGGTCCCTCACAAAGACACTTTTTTATCAGAAGTAGCGGCCTTACTGAACAAAAGTTTACCCATGttaaattgaaaatgtaCCCCGATGGTGGAATTGCCAGATTTAGGTTGTACGGAAAAGTCGCCCCTCCAGAATACAAAACAGAGGGTCACATAATTGACCTAGCTTATGTTTGCAATGGTGCTGTAGCTTTAGACTATTCGGATCAGCACTTTGGTTCAGCCGATAACTTGTTATTGCCAGGCCGAGGCCATGATATGTCTGATGGCtgggaaacaaaaagatcAAGACAACCAGGCCATACCGATTGGGCAATAATTCAATTGGGCAGAGAATCTtcattcattgaaaaaattatcgtTGATACAGCACACTACAGGGGAAACTTCCCGCAGTTTATCAGTGTGCAAGGTTGCTTGAATGAACCAGAATCGAGTGGTGACATTAACCAAAGAACATGGATAAACTTAGTCGACAAGTCAAAGACTGGGCCCGATAAAGAACATGTATacgaaataaaaaaaaatctaagAATATCCCATGTTAAACTAACAATTATTCCGGATGGCGGAgtcaaaagaataagagTTTGGGGATACTAA